One window from the genome of Mustela lutreola isolate mMusLut2 chromosome 11, mMusLut2.pri, whole genome shotgun sequence encodes:
- the LOC131811346 gene encoding proteolipid protein 2-like encodes MVESERTSARGCCTTFTNFLCTRKGTLLFAETILCLVILIWFSISTPGYSTLSVVEMILAEIFFVIYMCDLPTKIQSINWPWIDFFRSLIAVTLYLITSIVVLVNRGNRSIIIAGALGLAAACLFGYDAYITYPLR; translated from the coding sequence ATGGTGGAGTCTGAGCGCACCTCAGCCCGTGGCTGCTGCACTACCTTCACCAATTTCTTGTGCACCAGAAAGGGAACTCTCCTATTTGCTGAGACTATATTGTGCCTGGTGATTCTAATCTGGTTCAGCATCTCAACACCAGGATACTCCACTCTGTCAGTGGTTGAGATGATCCTTGCTGAGATCTTCTTTGTCATCTACATGTGTGACCTACCCACCAAGATACAATCCATCAACTGGCCTTGGATTGATTTCTTCCGGTCCCTCATTGCCGTCACCCTCTACCTAATCACCTCCATTGTTGTCCTTGTCAACAGAGGAAATCGCTCCATAATCATTGCAGGGGCACTGGGCCTTGCTGCTGCATGCCTCTTTGGCTATGATGCCTACATCACCTACCCCTTGAGGTAA